A section of the Jaculus jaculus isolate mJacJac1 chromosome 6, mJacJac1.mat.Y.cur, whole genome shotgun sequence genome encodes:
- the Scaf11 gene encoding protein SCAF11 isoform X1 has translation MGDQEYEDKEGEGNRNNDTTAATTGLLYRETDRCPICLNCLLEKEVGFPETCNHVFCMTCILKWAETLASCPIDRKPFQAVLKFSALGSYVRVQVKRQLRETEDEKSESYCKKQLICHECSKRTEVVREDLSCTRFCDLKMIYRNSSSNTMGGKKDAAIKIDKPRRPSQCISPCFRNVFSNMFPAGCYTGEASLIHRAYCTELLEVSEISTLMRQKRQELELSWFPDTLPGIGRIGFIPWNIETEVLPVISSVLPRTIFPTTTMPLENFGTSCKEYALAHTKGGEEKKNTSGTSSTRGSRRKPATTTPTRRSTRNTRAEIVSQSEKSPVSNTSGVSAPGNNNPSVSVSPPAESEKQTKQAPKRKSMRRGRKAPLLKKRLRRSVPPSKKTSSSDSVEEETADSSDAPPVLEKEQSDVGSNNICSVQTDVENQLDNCLKSCSEQTEEYEEYNKHHDKGEEVEFTYSKSGTEDPPVLIGKEEENQTPKDTGTGLVAQVLCLESGISEDALVKGSDPLENQDQLSGSSESDLKAAICTPNESLTCSGSEVEVHQAVSSPVHAGPENAVPVDSEEKRVLSHIVESTDLKDAAVEINKSAESPKLEFSEGEIIHTLDKNATETSELQLPKHFETHNAEMTVALDSSENENVSSIQDSETNVLNNLNQMDTSLDEKAEHLVEHQGPLKSPDTEDQQNEKHFSEDNNETIPMECDSFCSDQNECEIESSVNAESKQLNENSQILSSENNSFLDPSNELTKTVCQPSECSTDTIEKARKPRTRRSRFHSPSTTWCPNKDTVEEKKRSQSPSPKRETGKESQMSPSPSPKKELARGRRRSRSLSPKTDIVGERNRSRSPNKESSRETRRSESLSPRRETSRENQKSQSRVKESSSREKSRSRSRERESDRESQRRDRDRKPRRWSRSRSRSRSPSRSRTKNKTSCFGRNERDSYSPRWKERWTHDGWRCPRGNDRYRRNDTEKQNEYPRKEKNDISLDTDDTNSAEKHRNDCPSWVTEKINSGPDPRTRNPEKLKDSHWEENRTENSGNSWNKNFGSGWMSNRGRGNRGRGTYRGNFAYTDQNERWQNRKPLSGNSNSSGNDSFKFMEQQPYKRKNEQEFSFDTPADRSGWTTASSWAVRKTLPADVQNYYSRRGRNSTGPQSGWMTQEEETTEQDSNVKDQTSQVDGSQLPINMMQPPMGVIQQQVSTHPPVNIFPYPMGVPAPLMNIQRHPFNMHPPLPLHLHTGVPLMQVAPPTSVTQGLPPPPPPPPPSQQVNYIASQTDGKQLQQGIPSVSHVSNNMSTPVLPAPPAAPGIMGTVQGPSSGNTSSSSHSQASNAAVKLAESKVSVTVEASADSSKTDKKLQIQEKAAQEVKLAIKPFYQNKDITKEEYKEIVRKAVDKVCHSKSGEVNSTKVANLVKAYVDKYKYSRKGSQKKTLEESVSTEKNIG, from the exons ACACTGGCTTCATGTCCTATTGACCGAAAACCCTTTCAAGCAGTGTTGAAATTTAGTGCACTGGGAAGTTATGTTAGG GTTCAAGTAAAAAGACAattaagagaaacagaagatgAGAAAAGTGAAAGCTATTGTAAGAAACAGCTGATCTGTCATGAATGTTCCAAAAG AACAGAGGTAGTAAGAGAAGATCTATCATGTACAAGATTTTGTGACTTGAAGATGATCTATA gaAACTCTTCAAGCAATActatgggaggaaagaaagatgcAGCAATAAAGATAGATAAG CCTCGAAGACCAAGTCAGTGTATAAGCCCTTGCTTTAGAAATGTTTTCTCCAACATGTTCCCTGCTGGTTGTTATactggagaagcttctcttatccATAGAGCTTACTG TACAGAACTTTTAGAAGTCAGTGAAATCAGTACATTGATGAGGCAGAAGAGACAGGAGCTGGAATTGTCATGGTTTCCTGATACATTACCTGGAATTGGaag aatTGGTTTTATACCTTGGAATATTGAAACAGAAGTCCTTCCTGTCATTTCCTCTGTGTTGCCAAGGACTATTTTTCCAACAACTACCATGCCATTAGAAAACTTTG GTACTTCTTGCAAAGAATATGCATTAGCACATAccaaaggaggagaagaaaaaaaaaatacttctggcACATCGAGTACCAGAGGGTCAAGACGCAAACCTGCAACAACTACTCCTACCAGGAGATCGACACGTAACACAAGAGCAGAGATAGTCAGTCAGTCTGAGAAATCCCCAGTATCAAATACTTCTGGGGTTAGTGCCCCAGGTAACAACAATCCTTCTGTAAGTGTTTCTCCACCAGCTGAgtcagaaaagcaaacaaaacaggcTCCAAAACGGAAGTCtatgaggagagggagaaaggcaccTTTACTGAAAAAAAGACTTCGTAGATCTGTACCACCCTCCAAGAAGACCTCATCCAGTGATTCAGTAGAAGAAGAAACTGCAGACTCTTCTGATGCACCACCTGTGTTAGAGAAAGAACAGTCAGATGTAGGAAGTAATAACATTTGTTCTGTGCAAACAGATGTGGAGAATCAGTTGGATAATTGCTTAAAAAGTTGCAGTGAACAGACAGAAGAATATGAGGAATATAACAAGCATCATGATAAAGGGGAAGAAGTAGAATTTACATATTCCAAGTCTGGCACTGAAGATCCTCCTGTGctaattggaaaagaagaggaaaatcaAACCCCTAAGGATACAGGTACAGGTTTAGTGGCTCAAGTTTTATGTTTAGAAAGTGGTATTTCTGAAGATGCTCTTGTAAAAGGAAGTGATCCATTGGAAAATCAAGACCAGTTATCTGGATCTTCAGAATCAGATTTAAAGGCAGCCATATGTACACCAAATGAGTCCCTTACATGTTCAGGATCTGAAGTTGAAGTACACCAAGCAGTGTCTAGTCCTGTGCATGCGGGACCTGAAAATGCAGTACCAGTAGACAGTGAAGAAAAACGAGTGCTGAGTCACATAGTAGAAAGTACTGATCTTAAAGATGCTGCAGTGGAAATTAACAAATCTGCAGAGAGCCCCAAGTTAGAATTTTCTGAGGGTGAAATTATACACACATTGGACAAAAATGCCACTGAGACTTCAGAGCTTCAGTTGCCTAAGCATTTTGAAACTCATAATGCAGAAATGACTGTAGCACTTGACAgttcagaaaatgaaaatgttagtAGCATTCAAGACTCTGAAACAAATGTATTAAACAATCTTAACCAAATGGACACATCTTTAGACGAAAAGGCTGAACATCTTGTTGAACATCAGGGACCTCTAAAGTCACCCGATACAGAGGATCAACAGAATGAGAAGCATTTCAGTGAAGACAACAATGAAACGATACCTATGGAGTGTGATTCATTTTGTAGTGATCAGAATGAGTGTGAAATTGAATCATCTGTAAATGCTGAATCTAAACAGTTGAATGAAAATTCTCAGATACTTAGTTctgaaaataattcattcttGGATCCTTCAAATGAGTTAACTAAAACTGTATGCCAGCCATCTGAATGTTCAACAGATACAATAGAGAAAGCCAGAAAGCCCCGTACTCGGAGGTCAAGATTTCATTCTCCATCTACAACTTGGTGTCCCAACAAAGATACTGTAGAAGAAAAGAAGCGGTCTCAGTCTCCCTCTCCCAAAAGAGAAACTGgaaaagaaagccaaatgtccCCGTCACCATCACCTAAGAAAGAGTTGGCTAGAGGTCGGAGAAGATCTCGTTCTCTATCGCCAAAGACAGATATAGTGGGGGAAAGGAACCGTTCTCGGTCCCCAAACAAAGAGAGTAGTAGGGAAACCAGGAGATCCGAATCACTGTCCCCAAGAAGAGAGACTTCTAGAGAGAACCAGAAGTCTCAATCAAGAGTGAAAGAATCTTCTTCAAGAGAAAAATCTAGGTCCcgtagcagagaaagagagagtgatagGGAAAGTCAGAGGAGAGATCGAGATAGGAAACCCAGACGGTGGTCAAGGTCCAGATCGCGTTCCCGATCACCATCAAGATCAAGAACAAAGAATAAGACCTCATGTTTTGGTAGAAATGAAAGAGATAGTTATTCTCCCCGATGGAAGGAAAGATGGACACATGATGGTTGGAGGTGTCCACGAGGAAATGATCGGTACAGAAGGAATgacacagagaaacagaatgaatacccaagaaaagaaaaaaatgacatcagtCTAGATACTGATGATACAAATTCTGCTGAAAAGCATAGAAATGACTGTCCCAGTTGggtaacagaaaaaataaattctggaCCAGATCCAAGGACCAGAAATCCAGAAAAGTTAAAAGATTCTCATTGGGAAGAAAATAGAACTGAAAATTCAGGGAATTCTTGGAATAAAAACTTTGGCTCGGGTTGGATGTCTAACAGAGGTCGAGGTAACCGTGGCAGAGGCACTTACAGAGGTAATTTTGCCTATACAGATCAGAATGAAAGGTGGCAAAACCGAAAACCCCTCTCAGGAAATTCAAATAGTTCAGGGAATGATTCTTTCAAGTTTATGGAACAGCAACCCTATAAGcggaaaaatgagcaagagttctcaTTCGATACACCAGCAGACAGATCGGGGTGGACAACTGCATCTAGTTGGGCTGTGAGAAAGACTCTGCCAGCAGATGTACAAAACTATTATTCACGGCGAGGGAGAAATTCTACAGGTCCACAGTCTGGGTGGATGACACAAGAAGAGGAAACAACTGAACAGG ATTCTAATGTAAAAGACCAAACAAGCCAAGTTGATGGCTCTCAGCTACCTATAAATATGATGCAGCCCCCAATGGGAGTTATTCAGCAGCAAGTGAGCACACATCCGCCTGTGAATATCTTCCCATACCCAATGGGTGTTCCTGCACCTTTGATGAACATCCAACGCCATCCATTTAATATGCACCCTCCGCTACCCTTGCATCTCCACACAGGAGTGCCTCTAATGCAGGTAGCTCCTCCTACCAGTGTAACTCAGGGACTACCACCTCCGccaccccctcctccaccatcccAACAAGTCAATTACATTGCTTCACAAACAGATGGGAAACAATTGCAGCAG GGTATTCCAAGTGTTTCTCATGTAAGTAACAACATGAGTACACCAGTCTTACCTGCCCCACCAGCAGCCCCAGGAATCATGGGAACAGTTCAGGGACCAAGTTCTGGTAATACTTCATCGTCCAGTCACAGCCAAGCCTCTAATGCTGCTGTAAAATTGGCAGAAAGCAAAGTAAGTGTTACAGTGGAAGCCAGCGCAGATAGCTCGAAGACAGACAAG AAATTACAAATTCAAGAAAAAGCAGCACAGGAAGTAAAATTGGCTATTAAGCCATTTTATCAAAATAAAGATATCACTAAGGAAGAATATAAAGAGATTGTACGAAAAGCAGTTGATAAA GTTTGTCATAGTAAGAGTGGAGAAGTAAATTCTACCAAAGTGGCAAATCTCGTTAAAGCCTATGTagacaaatataaatattcacGGAAAGGGAGCCAGAAGAAAACTCTGGAAGAATCTGTCTCTACTGAGAAAAACATAGGCTGA